The window CGCCGATGATCTGGCGGTGATCTGGCGGTAGGGGCAGGCCCCTGTGCCTGCCTGATACACCAAGGGCGAACACAAATAGGGGGTAAACACAGGGGGGGTACCCCTACGCGACAATCACCGCAAGGAGGACAATATGTTTGTTCTGGTCAGCTATGATGTAAAGACAAGTGATAAAGGCGGACCGAAACGCCTGCGGCGGGTGGCCAAAGTCTGCCGGGATTATGGGCAACGGGTCCAGTATTCCGTGTTTGAGTGCATTGTGCCCCCGGATAAATGGGTGGTGATGCGGGATCGGCTGATCAAGGAGATTGATGAGGAGGTGGATAGCCTGCGTTTCTATTTTCTCGGCTCCAACTGGAAACACCGGGTGGAGCATATCGGGGCCAAGGAGGCCCTGGATCAGGAAGGCACGTTGATTATTTGAGGGTTCATGGACATAAACAGAGGTATTTTTCATCGGGTATGTTTGACTGTCAAAATGCAGGCATTTCGACTCATGAAATGGAGGTATTTCGTTGTATGAACTGCATACATTTTGTCGCACGAACTCCATGCAGTCGTTGTACCGCCACCGCTCCCCCCCCAAAAAAACACCGGCGATTTTCCCCAGGCAACGTATTTTCTGCTGATCTGTTGCCTGGTTAATGTTGCCGAGACAACAACTACATGATACTCTAAGAATTTACCCTGGATTGCCCTCGAATATCACCCGAAAACCCTTGCGCGAACCCCTAACGGACAGAAAAACACAGGAGGTTCGCACATATTGAAATCAGGAGGTTTTTATCAAAAAGAACGCCTTTTGTTCTTTGCGACCGCGTCCGAAAAATGCGGTTCGCGCAAATGCAGTATTTCGTCAAGCCGTAACAGTCGGTTACAGTTTGACAGTCGCCCCCCACACGGGGGCGTGGATTGAAACCTCCCTGACCCACTCTGTCAAGGGGAAGTAAAGGTCGCCCCCCACACGGGGGCGTGGATTGAAACTCCCACAAAGATTCAACCGGGCGGAAATTAATCCCGTCGCCCCCCACACGGGGGCGTGGATTGAAACACCGGCACTGTTTGTTGCTCGCGCTCTGTTGGAGTCGCCCCCCACACGGGGGCGTGGATTGAAACTCCCGTGGGGGGAAAGAATATCCTATCCTGGAGGTCGCCCCCCACACGGGGGCGTGGATTGAAACAGCGAGAGGACGGCGCAAAAACCACAAGCATTTTTGTCGCCCCCCACACGGGGGCGTGGATTGAAACATAATAAATACAATCAAGGTGTGAATTATGGTGGGTCGCCCCCCACACGGGGGCGTGGATTGAAACTTGTTTTTACCCGCTACTCAAAAAGGTAGCGGGGTCGCCCCCCACACGGGGGCGTGGATTGAAACCCCGGTTGATTCGTCGATAAACTTCTTTTTTCCCTGATGTCGCCCCCCACACGGGGGCGTGGATTGAAACGTACCGACACCGGGCATTTCGTATTACAATTCCTGTCGCCCCCCACACGGGGGCGTGGATTGAAACTTTTTCCCCTGATAGTCCCAGCACTCCATACTTTCGTCGCCCCCCACACGGGGGCGTGGATTGAAACATCAATGCCTGGTACTCATCTTGCATTAAGAGGGTGTCGCCCCCCACACGGGGGCGTGGATTGAAACTGCGTATAGGATCAGGCATCATTCTTTCAGAAAGTCGCCCCACACACGGGGGCGTGGATTGAAACCCTGACCTCCCGATTATATTGCTGTTTTTTTTAGTCGCCCCCCACACGGGGGCGTGGATTGAAACATCGCATAAAGCCCCGGCACAGGTGACACCGGCAAGTCGCCCCCC is drawn from Candidatus Electrothrix aestuarii and contains these coding sequences:
- the cas2 gene encoding CRISPR-associated endonuclease Cas2 — its product is MFVLVSYDVKTSDKGGPKRLRRVAKVCRDYGQRVQYSVFECIVPPDKWVVMRDRLIKEIDEEVDSLRFYFLGSNWKHRVEHIGAKEALDQEGTLII